The following are encoded in a window of Nitrospirota bacterium genomic DNA:
- a CDS encoding pyridoxal phosphate-dependent aminotransferase, whose product MVAERARRIKPSPTLAMDAKAKAMKAEGVDVVNFGVGEPDFDTPEHVKEAAVKALRDGFTKYTPVGGIDELKEAVVGKFRADNGLEYAKDEVLVSCGAKHSLYNSAQALFNPGDEVIIPSPYWVSYPDQALLNDAIPVFVTTYEKDSFMMKPEALEAAITKKTKALVLNSPSNPTGWAYDKKTLEAVAEIVLKHDMYLISDEIYEKLVYDGARHVSIASLGKEIKSRTIVVNGLSKSHAMTGWRIGYAAGPKDLIKAMTNIQSQSTSNPTSIAQKAAVAALTGPQEFIETMRTEFDKRRKFLVDALNAVPGVCCLKPNGAFYAFPNVSAFYGRKAGARQINSSLDMALYLLEEAKVALVHGEAFGDDQYIRISYATSMQNIEKGLGRIKGALGALQ is encoded by the coding sequence ATGGTTGCTGAGAGAGCCCGGAGAATCAAACCGTCACCCACCCTTGCCATGGACGCCAAGGCCAAGGCGATGAAGGCCGAGGGCGTCGATGTCGTCAATTTCGGCGTGGGGGAGCCCGACTTCGACACGCCCGAGCATGTGAAAGAGGCTGCGGTCAAAGCGCTCAGGGACGGCTTTACGAAATATACGCCGGTGGGCGGTATCGATGAGCTGAAAGAGGCGGTCGTGGGTAAATTCAGGGCCGACAACGGTCTTGAATATGCGAAGGACGAGGTGCTCGTCTCGTGCGGGGCGAAGCACAGCCTCTACAATAGTGCGCAGGCGCTCTTCAATCCCGGTGACGAGGTGATCATCCCGTCCCCCTACTGGGTCTCCTACCCGGACCAGGCCCTGTTGAACGATGCGATCCCGGTCTTCGTCACTACATACGAGAAGGACAGCTTCATGATGAAACCGGAGGCGCTCGAAGCAGCGATAACGAAGAAGACCAAGGCACTGGTGCTCAATTCCCCTTCGAACCCGACGGGCTGGGCGTATGATAAGAAGACCCTCGAGGCGGTCGCCGAAATAGTCCTGAAGCACGACATGTATCTGATCTCGGACGAAATTTACGAGAAGCTCGTCTACGACGGGGCACGGCATGTCAGCATCGCCTCGCTCGGCAAGGAGATCAAGAGCAGGACCATCGTGGTGAACGGGCTCTCCAAGTCGCATGCCATGACGGGCTGGCGTATCGGGTATGCGGCAGGACCCAAGGACCTCATCAAGGCGATGACCAACATCCAGAGCCAGTCCACCTCGAATCCGACCTCGATCGCCCAGAAAGCGGCCGTGGCCGCTCTCACCGGGCCGCAGGAGTTTATCGAAACGATGAGGACCGAGTTCGACAAGAGGAGGAAGTTCCTCGTCGATGCCTTGAATGCGGTCCCGGGCGTCTGCTGCCTCAAGCCGAACGGCGCCTTTTATGCCTTCCCCAATGTCTCCGCGTTCTACGGCAGAAAGGCCGGCGCACGGCAGATCAACTCCTCCCTGGACATGGCGCTCTACCTGCTCGAAGAGGCGAAGGTAGCGCTGGTGCATGGAGAGGCCTTCGGCGACGACCAGTATATCAGGATCTCCTATGCCACCTCGATGCAGAACATCGAGAAGGGGCTCGGCCGTATAAAAGGAGCGCTGGGCGCATTGCAATAA
- a CDS encoding tetratricopeptide repeat protein: MRGDGEGSARLRFRLPFPRFVPLLLCLFVLSGCSLPRFIILDDPLTPEEHINLGVAYERSGKLENAIKEYELASKRMPVAYLYLGNAYQQLNRPREAEKYYRKSIKKAPAAADAYNNLAWLFYTGRDRLHEAEALALKAVELDPAREDYRDTLNKIRELRAKNGL; this comes from the coding sequence ATGAGGGGGGATGGAGAGGGGAGCGCTCGCCTGCGGTTCAGGCTGCCGTTTCCGCGATTTGTCCCCTTGCTGCTCTGCCTTTTCGTGCTGTCGGGCTGCTCGCTTCCGCGGTTCATTATCCTCGATGACCCCCTGACCCCTGAAGAGCACATCAATCTCGGCGTTGCCTACGAGCGGAGCGGCAAGCTCGAGAACGCGATAAAGGAGTACGAGCTGGCATCGAAGAGGATGCCCGTCGCCTACCTCTATCTCGGCAATGCCTATCAGCAGCTGAACCGGCCCCGGGAGGCGGAGAAGTACTACCGGAAGAGTATCAAGAAGGCGCCGGCAGCCGCCGACGCCTACAACAACCTTGCCTGGCTCTTCTATACCGGGCGGGATCGCCTCCACGAGGCCGAGGCGCTGGCGCTGAAGGCGGTCGAGCTCGACCCGGCCCGTGAGGATTATCGCGACACCCTGAATAAAATAAGAGAACTCAGGGCGAAAAATGGGCTATAA
- a CDS encoding C39 family peptidase yields the protein MIKRHSYYRIPGFFWGVLLALLCSCTVAPVHTDSPVGMQADSRPVVIEEVPFYAQEIYQCGPASMAGVLNYWDIAVTPEEIARDIYSPSARGTLTLDMVLYAQRKGLAAKHYSGGWDDLRQKVAAQQPLVVLVDNGMLFYQLHHFMVVVGYTGSQVIVNSGGTERMRLDREKFLASWEKTKFWTLWVHGNAEAGHGAPGAEGR from the coding sequence ATGATCAAGAGGCATAGTTACTACCGCATCCCGGGATTCTTTTGGGGAGTGCTGCTCGCGCTTTTGTGCTCTTGCACAGTGGCGCCCGTCCACACCGATTCGCCGGTCGGCATGCAGGCCGATTCGCGGCCGGTAGTGATCGAAGAGGTGCCGTTCTACGCCCAGGAGATCTACCAGTGCGGGCCCGCATCCATGGCAGGGGTGCTGAACTACTGGGACATCGCGGTCACTCCCGAAGAGATAGCCCGGGATATCTACAGCCCCTCGGCGCGGGGGACGCTTACGCTCGACATGGTTCTCTACGCGCAGAGAAAGGGCCTTGCGGCAAAGCACTATTCGGGAGGCTGGGACGACCTGCGGCAGAAGGTAGCTGCGCAGCAGCCGCTTGTCGTTCTCGTCGACAACGGCATGCTCTTCTACCAGCTGCACCACTTCATGGTCGTCGTCGGCTACACGGGCAGCCAGGTGATCGTGAATTCCGGCGGTACGGAGCGCATGCGGCTCGATAGAGAGAAGTTTCTCGCCTCGTGGGAGAAGACGAAGTTCTGGACCCTCTGGGTGCATGGCAACGCAGAGGCCGGGCATGGCGCGCCGGGGGCGGAGGGCAGATGA
- a CDS encoding FecR domain-containing protein encodes MRQRVSHKGAVMFLLPWGRVLMAALSLLLLSAPAAAAKAVGTVTVTEGKVEVLRAGKLPARPVKPGDPLYVGDLIRTKSGARAVIVFGDGNRLNVAQRTRLAIREYVSAKGVITLPVGTVEAVVRKRSSPAAAAAKGRNRFEINTPNAIAGVRGTDFFVSHSGGTTSVVVKEGSVYTYNLSLPREHVAVTAGSMTVVEAERPPQQPRHVERSEMDRYEREVKPERAKSGTPHPALQRTSSQGKASVSKQPSAVKSRLSHTKSAAKSSMKQSGAMKVKTQPESVRTSKVSAPTASARAAAKGGPPAKGTVHPPGGQRTARPDKTTPSVKATQAPAGRLGMSQQRPGRTMPLSAVNPSVAGPAAPAGLAAAPRAAGPSAPTPSPALPAPRFNPPSPRHGPPKTVAPPNGRIPTAPAETIGTNRKPKKPT; translated from the coding sequence ATGCGGCAGAGAGTGAGCCATAAAGGAGCGGTGATGTTCCTCCTGCCATGGGGCCGGGTGCTCATGGCAGCGCTCTCCCTGCTGCTGCTCAGTGCGCCTGCCGCTGCCGCGAAAGCGGTCGGAACCGTCACCGTTACGGAAGGGAAGGTCGAAGTCCTCAGGGCGGGGAAGCTCCCGGCGCGGCCGGTGAAACCCGGCGATCCCCTCTATGTCGGCGACCTCATCAGGACAAAGAGCGGCGCTCGGGCCGTGATCGTCTTCGGTGACGGCAACAGGCTCAACGTGGCCCAGCGTACGCGGCTCGCTATCCGTGAATACGTATCCGCTAAGGGCGTGATCACGCTGCCGGTCGGCACGGTCGAGGCGGTCGTCAGAAAGAGGAGCTCTCCGGCAGCGGCCGCCGCCAAAGGGCGAAACCGCTTCGAGATAAACACCCCGAATGCCATCGCCGGGGTGCGGGGGACCGACTTCTTCGTCTCCCATAGCGGCGGTACAACGAGCGTCGTGGTCAAGGAGGGCAGTGTATATACGTATAACCTCTCACTGCCCCGGGAGCATGTTGCAGTTACGGCGGGCTCTATGACCGTGGTCGAGGCGGAGCGGCCTCCCCAGCAGCCGCGGCATGTTGAGCGGAGCGAAATGGACCGGTATGAAAGAGAGGTGAAGCCGGAGCGTGCAAAGAGCGGAACGCCGCACCCGGCGCTGCAGCGGACATCCTCGCAGGGCAAGGCGAGCGTCTCGAAGCAGCCCTCCGCCGTGAAGTCGCGCCTGTCGCATACCAAATCAGCGGCAAAGTCCTCGATGAAGCAGTCAGGGGCAATGAAGGTGAAGACGCAGCCCGAGAGCGTTCGTACGAGCAAGGTGTCTGCTCCGACGGCATCGGCAAGGGCAGCTGCAAAAGGCGGCCCTCCGGCAAAGGGAACGGTTCACCCCCCAGGCGGACAGCGTACGGCGAGGCCCGATAAGACGACTCCTTCAGTCAAGGCAACCCAGGCGCCTGCCGGCCGGCTCGGCATGTCTCAACAGAGACCGGGCAGAACGATGCCCCTATCCGCAGTGAATCCCTCTGTCGCAGGACCTGCAGCTCCTGCGGGATTGGCGGCGGCGCCCAGGGCCGCAGGACCGTCTGCACCGACCCCGTCACCGGCTCTGCCGGCGCCTCGATTCAATCCCCCTTCGCCCCGGCACGGACCGCCAAAGACCGTCGCACCTCCCAACGGCAGGATCCCGACCGCACCGGCAGAAACCATCGGCACTAACAGAAAGCCGAAAAAACCCACGTAA
- a CDS encoding Crp/Fnr family transcriptional regulator — protein MTTLIDYLKRVPLFSHLGEAHLARVASRCRRSACKRGGVLFYKTDTGTELYVVLSGRLKAVLIDEDGDEMVLAHFERGAFFGELNLLDGKGRSATVVADETAELAVLGRDAFLEMLAEDPKIAVALMGTLAGRLRRANETIEALAFLEVSERLVRVFLEEESGEAGAGEPFIKRNKLTHKELASLVGASREAVSKGMKVLVTKGIVKEGADHLLVARNALELLKSPVRGY, from the coding sequence GTGACTACGCTTATCGACTACCTCAAAAGGGTCCCCCTCTTCAGTCATCTCGGCGAGGCGCACCTGGCAAGGGTCGCCTCCCGATGCAGGCGAAGCGCCTGCAAGAGGGGCGGAGTGCTTTTTTATAAGACCGATACGGGCACGGAGCTTTATGTGGTCCTTTCCGGGAGGCTGAAGGCGGTACTCATTGACGAGGACGGCGACGAGATGGTGCTTGCGCATTTCGAGAGGGGCGCCTTTTTCGGCGAGCTGAATCTCCTCGACGGCAAGGGGCGTTCCGCCACGGTCGTCGCCGACGAGACCGCCGAGCTCGCGGTGCTCGGCCGCGATGCCTTCCTCGAGATGCTCGCAGAGGATCCGAAGATCGCCGTCGCCCTCATGGGTACCCTTGCAGGCCGCCTGAGGAGGGCGAACGAGACGATCGAAGCCCTCGCCTTCCTCGAAGTGAGTGAACGGCTCGTACGGGTCTTTCTCGAGGAAGAGAGCGGAGAGGCCGGCGCCGGCGAGCCGTTCATCAAGAGGAACAAGCTCACGCACAAGGAGCTCGCCTCGCTGGTCGGGGCATCCCGGGAGGCGGTCTCGAAGGGGATGAAGGTGCTGGTCACCAAGGGGATAGTGAAGGAGGGAGCCGACCATCTCCTGGTCGCCCGGAATGCCCTGGAGCTCCTGAAATCTCCTGTCCGCGGATACTGA